In a single window of the Culex pipiens pallens isolate TS unplaced genomic scaffold, TS_CPP_V2 Cpp_Un0235, whole genome shotgun sequence genome:
- the LOC128092282 gene encoding dnaJ homolog subfamily B member 6-B, protein FAVLSLVGIIQPDYNLPTPAYKRRIFDSRSTRKSASATYGGGGMRDSSNYSTNRDYSKYRSSTGADYDFDSTFFGRNSYGGGARSYHNHNHHYPSSGAGGRENSRTFSFRGFFETTPFFRFFEKKRRIYDQYGKEGLMSNGSERYHQSSRHRRHNGGGIHDEFDIFGGFPFTFRDPEEVFREFFGGSPFEEIFRVTSHNGHRRHANGHHHHNGQRHSHPQNVISSPFMSPFMSFNLMDEFFNADPMAHRGGGGGGGGIGGGGFTSISEFSVGSGPVKRTSTSTTFVNGKKLMTKKVYENGTETIMSYENDVLKSKTVNGVAQALSSYGH, encoded by the exons TTTGCGGTTCTTTCCCTTGTTGGGATCATCCAACCCGACTACAATCTGCCCACGCCAGCCTACAAACGGCGCATTTTCGACAGCCGCAGCACGCGGAAGAGCGCGTCCGCGACGTACGGTGGCGGTGGCATGCGGGACAGCAGCAATTACAGCACCAACCGGGACTACAGCAAGTACCGGTCCTCGACGGGCGCGGACTATGACTTTGACAGTACGTTCTTCGGGCGGAACAGTTACGGTGGGGGCGCACGGTCCTACCACAACCACAATCACCACTATCCGTCGTCCGGGGCCGGGGGTCGTGAAAACAGCCGTACGTTTTCGTTCCGAGGATTTTTCGAGACGACGCCGTTTTTCCGCTTCTTTG AGAAAAAACGTCGCATCTACGACCAGTACGGCAAGGAGGGTCTGATGAGCAACGGCTCCGAGCGGTACCACCAGAGCAGCCGACACCGGCGGCACAACGGCGGAGGCATCCACGACGAGTTCGACATCTTTGGCGGCTTCCCGTTCACGTTCCGCGACCCGGAGGAGGTGTTTAGGGAGTTCTTTGGCGGTTCCCCGTTCGAGGAGATCTTCAGAG TGACGTCCCACAACGGACACCGGCGGCACGCGAACGGTCACCACCACCACAACGGCCAGCGGCACTCGCACCCGCAGAACGTGATCAGCTCGCCGTTCATGTCGCCCTTCATGAGCTTCAACCTGATGGACGAGTTCTTCAACGCGGACCCGATGGCGCACCGGGGAGGGggtggcggtggcggcggcaTCGGCGGCGGTGGCTTCACCTCGATATCGGAGTTTAGCGTCGGGAGTGGCCCCGTGAAGCGGACGTCCACCTCGACCACCTTCGTCAACGGGAAGAAGCTGATGACGAAAAA GGTGTACGAGAACGGCACCGAGACGATAATGTCGTACGAGAACGATGTACTAAAATCAAAGACTGTAAACGGAGTCGCTCAAGCTCTTTCCAGCTACGGCCACTAA